In a genomic window of Salminus brasiliensis chromosome 12, fSalBra1.hap2, whole genome shotgun sequence:
- the samd9l gene encoding sterile alpha motif domain-containing protein 9-like isoform X2: MEELYNIPIEKWTESMVGKWLQSIGVKEQYIKKLHDEEVDGQILLEITEDFLKKETGMKSGPAHLIITKRNELVRMVHKVQGQHDKMHVRNAEKSDQRTAPSKGDSAISTAKKGKLKRHSVQTKMDSKPRPFCKSGSDFTYVQHNVLQPESGPIDLITPCHEYKAFTDAATLDCPRIQAKLANEVFKFATGCINIRSNGTIHFGVMDGQDDSSYVHGEIIGVPIQKKSWYVDALNLINRSFSTTDTELIQQCIRPPEFVPVSRTDNEEERYVVEFDIVPSISIVRNKMFSVRLPNFRETSNKIELEKETIYCRQGSRTTPVDANVFYQGIQTRDAYREGQEQAQEQANPEVCQDLGRKLIMLVTSGKKIMQKEKWYILVTNRFPKKDLDNINFLLNMNIFCVFDFDPDSKVSGLCQEYDKHHAVNVHFMQNYKPPSGMSIREFESHLHLFEQISWIFCNGRSDFKGNEPPCDEHTWSKTRRTFLKDCVSLLCKDILPKGTFLVIFLLTSPVETPLLNTFYEFFTDMEGHEDIICISESEENFQKWKSFALGSCEEQTVNDSSVVGMKMSHINATLQRIQTTTIRAAKLLPVHFKGECYLEKREEEMMCSLEILSSNQCEDTIPEVIDSQKEDIERQFYLGGKVTWMNFWLAEKKYVGDLIHRDAYHEVTNLLKDSRKWSPDQLHIHCINIYHHPGSGGSTVARQVLWNHKKELRCAVVKTSYSVNTVSEHAVKLWKYEEKDPQKSLPILLLIEDCDKEYIEDLKNELEMAVYAHKIPHGTVCFILLSCRRSYSPEKMCKASPLQNVSVTHKLSEEEKRHFARKRQTLEQHFSPEFILTFILMSEEFEHKTIATYVKQFVEHLLQDIDHASVVTQLICYVALLNTYVQNSFISQSHCEDLLALSVKIKNTTERFRQHTFEGSLSDQAKLVFIHLRDEKTHIQSIRIIHPLVAKEILHQLLGYKRQQSDLALELLNNDVLFEHRFGREDYMKFLRALFMRRYRISRGDKSDSLFSPLIEHVRKNEKPEKAIELLKEAYKRFNKDAFFAQQIARLSYKYENFEHAEHWADIAATKQPNNSYILDTKGQVYRRWFIAKCKAVDSQVKTPENTAKLIETALKAMECFEASEKAAVEDAETMNNSGFFATVEVGCSLLELIFSLRMFSNKMNGHSECVKYLVTEHIPKEIEKPWKDFHYKLKSLQATMQKSLEWISEDLSYFQTDISADEETSETVELKIRHPKSWLVNKSSVYGKFFSNVPVQYQSDPAKLTPFSKRMIINRLGGGNITTIFCILDKKDKKTEEKDKKTGKHDEKSREKEKDAVDILEEIISLYPKNPAGAKMDQVDIVNCIASHIALSTASTHSSKLAPLNDLRRLSRQFPQDKSRCMASSLFLSILLYWPEEHDNDDEKESKYETILSAVDYLQPVYWKKMKDIPRRRRRIYTHFFLGHGVGYDKFVHKSKIEITTELSSVSEKRLRWLHGELFRTPEIAKMLKRVSGWTENGNVYLEGPKKKKLPIQALYVPSVPYGNENVSFYLGFTFRGPVAYDITVRK; the protein is encoded by the exons ATGG AAGAACTTTACAACATTCCAATTGAAAAATGGACAGAGTCCATGGTGGGCAAATGGTTACAATCAATAGGAGTGAAAGAACAGTACATTAAAAAACTTCATGACGAAGAAGTGGATGGTCAGATCCTGCTTGAAATCACAGAGGATTTTCTGAAAAAAGAGACTGGAATGAAATCTGGCCCAGCACATTTGATAATTACAAAACGAAATGAGTTAGTTAGAATGGTACACAAAGTTCAGGGGCAACACGATAAGATGCATGTAAGGAATGCTGAAAAGAGTGACCAAAGAACAGCACCCAGCAAGGGTGATTCAGCCATCAGCACTGCTAAGAAAGGAAAGCTGAAACGACATTCAGTGCAGACAAAAATGGATTCAAAGCCTCGACCTTTCTGTAAAAGCGGTAGTGACTTTACATATGTGCAGCACAATGTTCTTCAGCCTGAATCCGGTCCCATTGATCTTATAACTCCATGTCACGAGTACAAGGCCTTTACTGATGCTGCTACACTGGACTGCCCAAGAATTCAAGCAAAACTGGCAAATGAAGTTTTCAAATTTGCCACAGGCTGCATAAACATACGATCAAATGGCACAATACACTTTGGTGTCATGGACGGACAGGATGATTCTTCTTATGTACACGGTGAAATCATTGGTGTTCCGATTCAAAAAAAGAGCTGGTACGTTGACGCGTTGAACCTCATTAACAGAAGTTTCTCCACCACTGACACTGAGCTAATCCAGCAGTGCATTCGACCACCAGAGTTCGTTCCAGTATCTCGCACAGACAATGAAGAAGAACGGTATGTAGTTGAGTTTGACATTGTTCCGTCAATAAGCATTGTCAgaaataaaatgttttctgtCCGCTTGCCAAACTTTAGAGAGACATCGAACAAAATTGAATTGGAAAAGGAAACCATCTATTGCAGACAAGGTTCCAGAACAACCCCAGTTGATGCAAATGTATTTTACCAAGGAATTCAGACCAGGGATGCCTACAGAGAAGGACAAGAGCAAGCGCAAGAGCAGGCAAATCCTGAAGTTTGCCAAGATCTTGGAAGAAAACTCATCATGCTTGTAACAAGTGGGAAGAAAATCATGCAAAAAGAGAAATGGTACATACTTGTTACAAACAGGTTTCCCAAGAAAGATCTTGACAACATCAATTTCTTgctgaacatgaacattttcTGCGTGTTTGACTTTGACCCAGATTCCAAAGTTTCTGGATTATGTCAAGAATATGATAAACACCATGCAGTGAATGTTCATTTCATGCAGAACTACAAACCTCCAAGTGGCATGAGCATCAGAGAATTTGAGTCTCATCTCCATTTGTTTGAACAAATAAGTTGGATATTTTGTAATGGACGGAGTGATTTCAAAGGCAACGAGCCTCCCTGTGATGAACATACTTGGTCTAAAACAAGGAGGACCTTCCTAAAAGACTGTGTCTCCTTGCTCTGCAAAGACATCTTGCCCAAGGGAACCTTTCTTGTGATTTTCCTCCTCACCTCTCCAGTTGAGACCCCCCTCCTGAACACATTCTATGAGTTCTTCACTGACATGGAAGGGCATGAAGACATTATCTGCATCTCAGAGTCCGAAGAGAATTTTCAAAAATGGAAGAGCTTTGCTCTTGGATCTTGTGAAGAACAAACTGTGAACGATTCAAGTGTTGTCGGGATGAAAATGAGCCACATCAACGCAACTTTACAGCGAATCCAGACCACCACAATCCGTGCAGCTAAGCTCTTACCTGTGCATTTCAAGGGAGAGTGCTATCTTGAGAAGCGTGAGGAGGAAATGATGTGTTCATTAGAGATTTTGAGCAGCAACCAGTGTGAAGACACCATCCCTGAGGTCATTGATTCACAGAAGGAGGATATAGAGAGACAGTTTTACCTTGGAGGAAAAGTGACTTGGATGAACTTTTGGCTTGCAGAGAAAAAGTATGTCGGTGACCTTATTCACAGAGATGCCTACCACGAAGTGACCAACCTTCTGAAGGATTCTCGCAAGTGGAGTCCAGATCAGCTGCACATTCATTGCATCAACATATACCATCATCCTGGCAGTGGTGGAAGCACAGTGGCAAGGCAGGTGCTTTGGAACCACAAAAAAGAGCTGAGGTGTGCAGTTGTGAAAACATCATACTCCGTTAATACCGTCTCGGAACATGCTGTCAAGCTTTGGAAGTACGAGGAAAAAGATCCACAGAAATCCCTCCCTATCCTCTTGCTTATTGAGGATTGTGATAAGGAGTATATAGAAGACTTGAAGAATGAATTAGAAATGGCTGTCTACGCCCACAAAATTCCACATGGAACAGTGTGCTTCATTCTCCTCAGCTGTAGACGATCCTACAGCCCAGAGAAAATGTgtaaggcttcacctctgcagAATGTGTCTGTGACTCACAAACTttcagaagaagagaaaagacaTTTTGCAAGAAAACGACAGACGCTTGAGCAGCACTTCTCGCCAGAGTTCATCCTGACATTCATACTGATGAGTGAGGAATTTGAACATAAGACCATTGCTACATATGTCAAACAATTTGTTGAACACTTGCTGCAAGACATTGATCATGCATCTGTTGTCACGCAACTCATTTGCTACGTAGCTCTACTCAACACTTATGTCCAGAACTCCTTCATCTCTCAGTCACATTGTGAAGACCTCCTTGCTTTATCCGTCAAGATTAAAAACACAACAGAGAGATTTCGACAACACACTTTTGAGGGTTCTCTAAGTGACCAGGCAAAATTGGTCTTTATACACCTAAGAGATGAAAAAACCCACATTCAGTCTATCAGAATCATTCACCCATTGGTTGCAAAGGAAATTCTTCATCAGCTTTTAGGTTACAAGCGACAACAAAGTGACCTTGCACTTGAACTTCTCAACAACGATGTACTTTTTGAACACAGATTTGGGAGAGAAGATTACATGAAATTCCTGCGTGCACTTTTCATGAGGCGTTACAGGATCAGCAGAGGTGATAAATCAGACAGCCTCTTCTCTCCCCTGATTGAGCATGTGAGAAAAAATGAAAAGCCAGAAAAGGCTATTGAGCTTCTCAAGGAGGCATACAAAAGATTCAACAAGGATGCATTTTTTGCTCAGCAAATAGCTCGTCTCAGTTACAAGTATGAGAATTTTGAACATGCAGAACACTGGGCAGACATTGCAGCAACAAAACAGCCGAACAACTCTTACATTCTTGACACCAAAGGTCAGGTATATAGAAGATGGTTCATAGCAAAATGCAAAGCAGTGGATAGTCAGGTCAAAACACCTGAGAACACAGCCAAGCTCATTGAAACTGCTCTTAAAGCCATGGAATGCTTTGAAGCAAGTGAGAAAGCAGCAGTTGAAGACGCTGAGACAATGAACAATTCAGGATTTTTTGCAACTGTAGAGGTAGGATGCAGCTTGTTGGAGCTAATTTTTTCACTTCGCATGTTCTCAAACAAAATGAATGGCCATTCTGAATGTGTGAAATACTTGGTTACGGAACACATTCCCAAAGAAATCGAAAAACCGTGGAAGGATTTTCATTACAAGCTTAAAAGCCTTCAAGCTACAATGCAAAAGTCGCTGGAGTGGATATCAGAAGACTTGAGTTATTTCCAGACAGACATAAGTGCAGATGAGGAAACCTCTGAGACTGTTGAGCTGAAAATACGTCACCCAAAGAGTTGGTTGGTAAATAAGTCCTCTGTTTATGGCAAGTTCTTCAGTAATGTACCTGTCCAGTATCAGTCTGATCCAGCTAAACTGACTCCTTTCAGTAAGCGCATGATCATCAATCGTCTTGGTGGAGGAAACATCACAACAATCTTTTGTATCCTagacaagaaagacaaaaagacagaagAGAAAGATAAAAAGACAGGAAAGCATGACGAAAAAtcaagggagaaagagaaagatgcaGTAGACATTTTAGAGGAAATCATCTCACTGTATCCAAAAAACCCAGCAGGTGCTAAAATGGATCAGGTGGATATTGTTAACTGCATAGCTTCCCACATTGCCTTAAGTACAGCCTCAACCCATTCATCGAAGCTGGCTCCCCTCAATGACTTACGGAGGCTCAGCCGCCAGTTTCCTCAAGACAAATCAAGGTGCATGGCAAGTTCTCTTTTCTTAAGCATCCTGTTATACTGGCCGGAAGAGCATGACAATGATGATGAAAAGGAGAGCAAATATGAAACCATCCTCTCAGCTGTTGACTATCTCCAGCCTGTGTACTGGAAGAAAATGAAGGACATCCCTCGCAGAAGGAGAAGGATTTACACCCACTTCTTCTTGGGGCATGGAGTTGGATATGACAAATTTGTCCACAAGAGTAAGATTGAAATAACCACAGAACTTTCCTCCGTTTCGGAAAAACGTCTCAGGTGGTTACATGGGGAATTGTTCAGAACACCAGAAATTGCTAAAATGCTGAAGCGCGTCAGTGGCTGGACAGAGAATGGAAATGTGTACCTTGAGggtccaaaaaagaaaaagcttccTATTCAGGCTCTATATGTACCCTCAGTGCCCTATGGCAATGAAAATGTCTCATTCTATCTGGGCTTTACCTTCAGAGGACCTGTTGCATATGACATCACAGTGAGAAAGTAG
- the samd9l gene encoding sterile alpha motif domain-containing protein 9-like isoform X1: MGKYYDMHHTPTLMSNEPKYILFFFISIIISNVPVSIVFLFLTEELYNIPIEKWTESMVGKWLQSIGVKEQYIKKLHDEEVDGQILLEITEDFLKKETGMKSGPAHLIITKRNELVRMVHKVQGQHDKMHVRNAEKSDQRTAPSKGDSAISTAKKGKLKRHSVQTKMDSKPRPFCKSGSDFTYVQHNVLQPESGPIDLITPCHEYKAFTDAATLDCPRIQAKLANEVFKFATGCINIRSNGTIHFGVMDGQDDSSYVHGEIIGVPIQKKSWYVDALNLINRSFSTTDTELIQQCIRPPEFVPVSRTDNEEERYVVEFDIVPSISIVRNKMFSVRLPNFRETSNKIELEKETIYCRQGSRTTPVDANVFYQGIQTRDAYREGQEQAQEQANPEVCQDLGRKLIMLVTSGKKIMQKEKWYILVTNRFPKKDLDNINFLLNMNIFCVFDFDPDSKVSGLCQEYDKHHAVNVHFMQNYKPPSGMSIREFESHLHLFEQISWIFCNGRSDFKGNEPPCDEHTWSKTRRTFLKDCVSLLCKDILPKGTFLVIFLLTSPVETPLLNTFYEFFTDMEGHEDIICISESEENFQKWKSFALGSCEEQTVNDSSVVGMKMSHINATLQRIQTTTIRAAKLLPVHFKGECYLEKREEEMMCSLEILSSNQCEDTIPEVIDSQKEDIERQFYLGGKVTWMNFWLAEKKYVGDLIHRDAYHEVTNLLKDSRKWSPDQLHIHCINIYHHPGSGGSTVARQVLWNHKKELRCAVVKTSYSVNTVSEHAVKLWKYEEKDPQKSLPILLLIEDCDKEYIEDLKNELEMAVYAHKIPHGTVCFILLSCRRSYSPEKMCKASPLQNVSVTHKLSEEEKRHFARKRQTLEQHFSPEFILTFILMSEEFEHKTIATYVKQFVEHLLQDIDHASVVTQLICYVALLNTYVQNSFISQSHCEDLLALSVKIKNTTERFRQHTFEGSLSDQAKLVFIHLRDEKTHIQSIRIIHPLVAKEILHQLLGYKRQQSDLALELLNNDVLFEHRFGREDYMKFLRALFMRRYRISRGDKSDSLFSPLIEHVRKNEKPEKAIELLKEAYKRFNKDAFFAQQIARLSYKYENFEHAEHWADIAATKQPNNSYILDTKGQVYRRWFIAKCKAVDSQVKTPENTAKLIETALKAMECFEASEKAAVEDAETMNNSGFFATVEVGCSLLELIFSLRMFSNKMNGHSECVKYLVTEHIPKEIEKPWKDFHYKLKSLQATMQKSLEWISEDLSYFQTDISADEETSETVELKIRHPKSWLVNKSSVYGKFFSNVPVQYQSDPAKLTPFSKRMIINRLGGGNITTIFCILDKKDKKTEEKDKKTGKHDEKSREKEKDAVDILEEIISLYPKNPAGAKMDQVDIVNCIASHIALSTASTHSSKLAPLNDLRRLSRQFPQDKSRCMASSLFLSILLYWPEEHDNDDEKESKYETILSAVDYLQPVYWKKMKDIPRRRRRIYTHFFLGHGVGYDKFVHKSKIEITTELSSVSEKRLRWLHGELFRTPEIAKMLKRVSGWTENGNVYLEGPKKKKLPIQALYVPSVPYGNENVSFYLGFTFRGPVAYDITVRK, from the coding sequence ATGGGCAAGTATTATGATATGCACCATACTCCAACTTTAATGTCAAATGAACCcaaatatatattgtttttttttattagtattattatatcAAATGTGCCAGTatctattgtttttcttttcctcaCAGAAGAACTTTACAACATTCCAATTGAAAAATGGACAGAGTCCATGGTGGGCAAATGGTTACAATCAATAGGAGTGAAAGAACAGTACATTAAAAAACTTCATGACGAAGAAGTGGATGGTCAGATCCTGCTTGAAATCACAGAGGATTTTCTGAAAAAAGAGACTGGAATGAAATCTGGCCCAGCACATTTGATAATTACAAAACGAAATGAGTTAGTTAGAATGGTACACAAAGTTCAGGGGCAACACGATAAGATGCATGTAAGGAATGCTGAAAAGAGTGACCAAAGAACAGCACCCAGCAAGGGTGATTCAGCCATCAGCACTGCTAAGAAAGGAAAGCTGAAACGACATTCAGTGCAGACAAAAATGGATTCAAAGCCTCGACCTTTCTGTAAAAGCGGTAGTGACTTTACATATGTGCAGCACAATGTTCTTCAGCCTGAATCCGGTCCCATTGATCTTATAACTCCATGTCACGAGTACAAGGCCTTTACTGATGCTGCTACACTGGACTGCCCAAGAATTCAAGCAAAACTGGCAAATGAAGTTTTCAAATTTGCCACAGGCTGCATAAACATACGATCAAATGGCACAATACACTTTGGTGTCATGGACGGACAGGATGATTCTTCTTATGTACACGGTGAAATCATTGGTGTTCCGATTCAAAAAAAGAGCTGGTACGTTGACGCGTTGAACCTCATTAACAGAAGTTTCTCCACCACTGACACTGAGCTAATCCAGCAGTGCATTCGACCACCAGAGTTCGTTCCAGTATCTCGCACAGACAATGAAGAAGAACGGTATGTAGTTGAGTTTGACATTGTTCCGTCAATAAGCATTGTCAgaaataaaatgttttctgtCCGCTTGCCAAACTTTAGAGAGACATCGAACAAAATTGAATTGGAAAAGGAAACCATCTATTGCAGACAAGGTTCCAGAACAACCCCAGTTGATGCAAATGTATTTTACCAAGGAATTCAGACCAGGGATGCCTACAGAGAAGGACAAGAGCAAGCGCAAGAGCAGGCAAATCCTGAAGTTTGCCAAGATCTTGGAAGAAAACTCATCATGCTTGTAACAAGTGGGAAGAAAATCATGCAAAAAGAGAAATGGTACATACTTGTTACAAACAGGTTTCCCAAGAAAGATCTTGACAACATCAATTTCTTgctgaacatgaacattttcTGCGTGTTTGACTTTGACCCAGATTCCAAAGTTTCTGGATTATGTCAAGAATATGATAAACACCATGCAGTGAATGTTCATTTCATGCAGAACTACAAACCTCCAAGTGGCATGAGCATCAGAGAATTTGAGTCTCATCTCCATTTGTTTGAACAAATAAGTTGGATATTTTGTAATGGACGGAGTGATTTCAAAGGCAACGAGCCTCCCTGTGATGAACATACTTGGTCTAAAACAAGGAGGACCTTCCTAAAAGACTGTGTCTCCTTGCTCTGCAAAGACATCTTGCCCAAGGGAACCTTTCTTGTGATTTTCCTCCTCACCTCTCCAGTTGAGACCCCCCTCCTGAACACATTCTATGAGTTCTTCACTGACATGGAAGGGCATGAAGACATTATCTGCATCTCAGAGTCCGAAGAGAATTTTCAAAAATGGAAGAGCTTTGCTCTTGGATCTTGTGAAGAACAAACTGTGAACGATTCAAGTGTTGTCGGGATGAAAATGAGCCACATCAACGCAACTTTACAGCGAATCCAGACCACCACAATCCGTGCAGCTAAGCTCTTACCTGTGCATTTCAAGGGAGAGTGCTATCTTGAGAAGCGTGAGGAGGAAATGATGTGTTCATTAGAGATTTTGAGCAGCAACCAGTGTGAAGACACCATCCCTGAGGTCATTGATTCACAGAAGGAGGATATAGAGAGACAGTTTTACCTTGGAGGAAAAGTGACTTGGATGAACTTTTGGCTTGCAGAGAAAAAGTATGTCGGTGACCTTATTCACAGAGATGCCTACCACGAAGTGACCAACCTTCTGAAGGATTCTCGCAAGTGGAGTCCAGATCAGCTGCACATTCATTGCATCAACATATACCATCATCCTGGCAGTGGTGGAAGCACAGTGGCAAGGCAGGTGCTTTGGAACCACAAAAAAGAGCTGAGGTGTGCAGTTGTGAAAACATCATACTCCGTTAATACCGTCTCGGAACATGCTGTCAAGCTTTGGAAGTACGAGGAAAAAGATCCACAGAAATCCCTCCCTATCCTCTTGCTTATTGAGGATTGTGATAAGGAGTATATAGAAGACTTGAAGAATGAATTAGAAATGGCTGTCTACGCCCACAAAATTCCACATGGAACAGTGTGCTTCATTCTCCTCAGCTGTAGACGATCCTACAGCCCAGAGAAAATGTgtaaggcttcacctctgcagAATGTGTCTGTGACTCACAAACTttcagaagaagagaaaagacaTTTTGCAAGAAAACGACAGACGCTTGAGCAGCACTTCTCGCCAGAGTTCATCCTGACATTCATACTGATGAGTGAGGAATTTGAACATAAGACCATTGCTACATATGTCAAACAATTTGTTGAACACTTGCTGCAAGACATTGATCATGCATCTGTTGTCACGCAACTCATTTGCTACGTAGCTCTACTCAACACTTATGTCCAGAACTCCTTCATCTCTCAGTCACATTGTGAAGACCTCCTTGCTTTATCCGTCAAGATTAAAAACACAACAGAGAGATTTCGACAACACACTTTTGAGGGTTCTCTAAGTGACCAGGCAAAATTGGTCTTTATACACCTAAGAGATGAAAAAACCCACATTCAGTCTATCAGAATCATTCACCCATTGGTTGCAAAGGAAATTCTTCATCAGCTTTTAGGTTACAAGCGACAACAAAGTGACCTTGCACTTGAACTTCTCAACAACGATGTACTTTTTGAACACAGATTTGGGAGAGAAGATTACATGAAATTCCTGCGTGCACTTTTCATGAGGCGTTACAGGATCAGCAGAGGTGATAAATCAGACAGCCTCTTCTCTCCCCTGATTGAGCATGTGAGAAAAAATGAAAAGCCAGAAAAGGCTATTGAGCTTCTCAAGGAGGCATACAAAAGATTCAACAAGGATGCATTTTTTGCTCAGCAAATAGCTCGTCTCAGTTACAAGTATGAGAATTTTGAACATGCAGAACACTGGGCAGACATTGCAGCAACAAAACAGCCGAACAACTCTTACATTCTTGACACCAAAGGTCAGGTATATAGAAGATGGTTCATAGCAAAATGCAAAGCAGTGGATAGTCAGGTCAAAACACCTGAGAACACAGCCAAGCTCATTGAAACTGCTCTTAAAGCCATGGAATGCTTTGAAGCAAGTGAGAAAGCAGCAGTTGAAGACGCTGAGACAATGAACAATTCAGGATTTTTTGCAACTGTAGAGGTAGGATGCAGCTTGTTGGAGCTAATTTTTTCACTTCGCATGTTCTCAAACAAAATGAATGGCCATTCTGAATGTGTGAAATACTTGGTTACGGAACACATTCCCAAAGAAATCGAAAAACCGTGGAAGGATTTTCATTACAAGCTTAAAAGCCTTCAAGCTACAATGCAAAAGTCGCTGGAGTGGATATCAGAAGACTTGAGTTATTTCCAGACAGACATAAGTGCAGATGAGGAAACCTCTGAGACTGTTGAGCTGAAAATACGTCACCCAAAGAGTTGGTTGGTAAATAAGTCCTCTGTTTATGGCAAGTTCTTCAGTAATGTACCTGTCCAGTATCAGTCTGATCCAGCTAAACTGACTCCTTTCAGTAAGCGCATGATCATCAATCGTCTTGGTGGAGGAAACATCACAACAATCTTTTGTATCCTagacaagaaagacaaaaagacagaagAGAAAGATAAAAAGACAGGAAAGCATGACGAAAAAtcaagggagaaagagaaagatgcaGTAGACATTTTAGAGGAAATCATCTCACTGTATCCAAAAAACCCAGCAGGTGCTAAAATGGATCAGGTGGATATTGTTAACTGCATAGCTTCCCACATTGCCTTAAGTACAGCCTCAACCCATTCATCGAAGCTGGCTCCCCTCAATGACTTACGGAGGCTCAGCCGCCAGTTTCCTCAAGACAAATCAAGGTGCATGGCAAGTTCTCTTTTCTTAAGCATCCTGTTATACTGGCCGGAAGAGCATGACAATGATGATGAAAAGGAGAGCAAATATGAAACCATCCTCTCAGCTGTTGACTATCTCCAGCCTGTGTACTGGAAGAAAATGAAGGACATCCCTCGCAGAAGGAGAAGGATTTACACCCACTTCTTCTTGGGGCATGGAGTTGGATATGACAAATTTGTCCACAAGAGTAAGATTGAAATAACCACAGAACTTTCCTCCGTTTCGGAAAAACGTCTCAGGTGGTTACATGGGGAATTGTTCAGAACACCAGAAATTGCTAAAATGCTGAAGCGCGTCAGTGGCTGGACAGAGAATGGAAATGTGTACCTTGAGggtccaaaaaagaaaaagcttccTATTCAGGCTCTATATGTACCCTCAGTGCCCTATGGCAATGAAAATGTCTCATTCTATCTGGGCTTTACCTTCAGAGGACCTGTTGCATATGACATCACAGTGAGAAAGTAG